A stretch of Rhinoderma darwinii isolate aRhiDar2 chromosome 4, aRhiDar2.hap1, whole genome shotgun sequence DNA encodes these proteins:
- the LOC142760443 gene encoding speedy protein 1-B-like, whose amino-acid sequence MTSSASFPGRGEEMARKRKREMVTLHVDETSLTYMIDECRKRRKEHTLQPEERTAFYNLLDDEHIQLFLAKDICLRISDKYLLAMVLVYFKRAGLHTEEYRENFFASLFLANQFEEDEDFRDEIYAWALGSDWEVKTEELHHQRDQLLRRMDFRAWVARTTCDLIMAQDPFHWAWMRNRQIHHSWAIRASRRNKEEFYTRGPWKSALSCARCRNIILHPCMWKVEGNIISRIDTAVDPETPIEVPD is encoded by the exons ATGACATCCTCCGCCAG TTTcccaggaagaggagaagagatggcgaggaagaggaagagagagatggtCACTCTTCATGTGGACGAGAC ATCGCTGACCTACATGATAGACGAGTGccggaagaggaggaaggagcataccctgcagccagaagaacggactgctttctacaatctcctcg atgatgagcacatccagctgtttttggccaaggacatCTGTTTGAGGATTTCGGACAAG TATCTGCTGGCCATGGTCCTCGTGTATTTCAAGAGAGCCGGACTGCATACCGAGGAATACAGAGAGAATTTCTTTGCATCTCT atTTCTAGCGAACCAGTTTGAGGAGGACGAGGACTTCAGAGACGAGATCTACGCGTGGGCCTTAGGAAGTGACTGGGAAGTGAAGACAGAAGAGCTACATCACCAACGCGACCAGTTGCTCCGCCGGATGGACTTTAGAGCGTGGGTGGCCCGGACCACATGTGATCTG ATCATGGCACAAGACCCTTTCCACTGGGCATGGATGAGAAACAGGCAAATCCATCACAGCTGGGCCATACGTGCGTCAAGGAGAAATAAAGAGGAGTTTTACACCCGAGGCCCATGGAAGAGCGCGCTGTCCTGTGCCCGTTGTAGAAACATCATTTTGCATCCGTGCATGTGGAAAGTGGAAGGAAACATCATTAGCCGGATAGACACAGCAGTGGACCCGGAGACACCGATTGAGGTCCCTGACTAA